The Populus trichocarpa isolate Nisqually-1 chromosome 2, P.trichocarpa_v4.1, whole genome shotgun sequence genome has a window encoding:
- the LOC7463176 gene encoding serine/threonine-protein kinase MPS1 isoform X2 codes for MDREANLPLPSLPPPKNLVRPVTNAADTTSSSSSFSSSPPDFLRHVQAAFKRHRPLGIMQTNNSIKPRRTLIPQREASRTVASNVDPTTGTKKSQDVVPLSKDSILQTKNPVAVIRETHEDASPFPGTITKTFDESFNPFDGQREQPESVIATKEDNQVPLTCVESQLVEGKRKVQFLTVNKATSQGADDGMATGLENLSSHMGSLALTEMEWDVSNQVEVSNVINDETKQQNFHNMESDVTSRSDGAVTSLAKRAMVVQDQLHQLRNFLNQPATQSSVVGPSCATTTSVHSTSAPMLNSTTYCSRLHTENGSQAAVEPLRDSNANSQHVTPRNLEQLSHPLLKDTSAMLIDLRATATQPSTSAIHSQFKELDLPKEQKGSMPEAHDIANNPSLVDKPAKERGPADEGTDVQSQRPMSRNPSSNVKLEPSKPENKEKVASSKGTSVPRKRSYDPDLFFKVNGKLYQRLGKIGSGGSSEVHKVISSDCTIYALKKIKLKGRDYGTAYGFCQEILYLNKLKGKNNIIQLIDYEVTDKALLHEVMSSSISNKDGRVKDDGCIYMVLEYGEIDLAHMLAQKWKEMDSSNQTIDENWLRFYWQQILQAVNTIHEERIVHSDLKPANFLLVKGSLKLIDFGIAKAIMSDTTNIQRDSQVGTLSYMSPEAFMCNESDANGNTIKCGRPSDIWSLGCILYQMVYGRTPFSEFKTFWAKFKVITDPNHEITYEPVSNPWLLDLMKKCLAWDRNERWRIPQLLQHPFLVPPVPTQPSVSQKQGCKLLQLVSETCSGDQEASVLCRELQQLLNPGTLTPESSTSRDQQCKLLSQMSKLCFQLRECLAKLERG; via the exons ATGGACAGGGAGGCTAACCTTCCTCTCCCATCTCTACCTCCGCCAAAAAATCTCGTTCGTCCGGTCACCAACGCCGCCGACACGACTTCATCTTCGTCCTCGTTCTCTTCCTCCCCCCCGGACTTTCTCCGGCATGTCCAAGCCGCCTTCAAGCGCCACCGCCCCCTCG GTATAATGCAAACGAATAATAGTATAAAGCCTAGGCGTACGTTGATTCCACAGCGTGAAGCATCGAGAACCGTAGCTTCAAATGTGGATCCTACTACAGGGACGAAGAAGTCTCAAGATGTTGTTCCTCTAAGTAAAGATTCAATTTTGCAAACAAAGAATCCAGTTGCTGTTATTAGGGAAACTCATGAAGATGCATCTCCGTTTCCAGGAACCATTACAAAGACGTTTGATGAGAGTTTCAATCCGTTTGATGGACAGAGAGAGCAACCAGAATCTGTTATTGCTACTAAAGAGGATAATCAGGTGCCCCTGACATGTGTAGAATCTCAACTTGTTGAGGGTAAGAGAAAAGTCCAGTTTTTGACAGTGAACAAGGCCACTTCCCAGG GGGCCGATGATGGAATGGCCACTGGATTGGAGAACTTGTCTTCTCATATGGGTTCACTTGCATTGACAGAAATGGAATGGGATGTGAGCAATCAAGTAGAGGTGTCAAATGTGATTAATGATGAAACGAAGCAGCAGAACTTTCATAACATGGAATCAGATGTCACTTCGAGATCTGATGGAGCTGTAACATCACTGGCAAAGAGAGCAATGGTTGTTCAGGATCAGTTGCATCAATTGAGGAACTTCTTAAACCAACCAGCTACTCAATCATCTGTTGTTGGTCCATCTTGTGCTACCACAACATCTGTTCATTCTACTTCGGCACCCATGCTTAACTCAACGACTTATTGCTCTCGTCTACATACAGAGAATGGTTCTCAAGCTGCTGTCGAACCTTTGAGGGATTCTAATGCAAATTCTCAGCATGTAACTCCAAGGAATTTGGAGCAGCTGTCACATCCTTTATTGAAGGACACAAGTGCTATGCTAATTGACCTGAGAGCCACTGCAACCCAGCCTTCTACCTCTGCTATTCATTCCCAATTTAAGGAGCTTGACCTGCCTAAGGAGCAAAAGGGAAGCATGCCTGAGGCACATGACATTGCAAACAATCCTTCTCTTGTTGATAAGCCCGCTAAGGAGAGAGGACCCGCAGATGAAGGTACTGATGTCCAATCTCAGCGTCCAATGTCCAGAAACCCATCTTCAAATGTGAAGTTGGAGCCATCTAAaccagaaaacaaagaaaaggttGCAAGCAGTAAAGGCACATCAGTACCTCGGAAAAGGAGTTATGATCCAGATTTGTTCTTTAAAGTTAATGGGAAGCTCTATCAAAGGCTTGGTAAGATAGGAAGTGGAGGAAGTAGTGAGGTTCACAAAGTCATTTCCTCAGACTGTACAATCTATGCACTCAAGAAAATCAAGCTCAAGGGTCGTGATTATGGAACTGCATATGGTTTTTGCCAGGAAATTCTATAtctaaacaaattaaagggGAAGAACAACATTATACAGTTAATAGATTATGAG GTGACAGATAAAGCTTTGCTCCATGAAGTCATGAGTAGCTCCATAAGTAATAAAGATGGAAGAGTTAAGGATGATGGGTGCATATACATGGTCCTTGAATACGGGGAAATTGATTTGGCTCACATGCTGGCCCAGAAATGGAAGGAGATGGATAGCTCCAACCAGACGATAGATGAGAATTGGCTTAGATTTTACTGGCAG CAAATACTTCAAGCTGTCAATACCATTCATGAGGAACGTATTGTACACTCTGACCTGAAGCCAGCAAATTTTCTTCTTGTCAAAGGTTCTCTGAAGTTGATTGATTTTGGTATCGCCAAAGCCATAATGAGTGATACCACTAATATTCAAAGGGATTCACAG GTAGGTACCCTGAGCTACATGTCTCCAGAGGCATTCATGTGCAATGAGAGTGATGCGAATGGAAACACCATAAAGTGTGGTCGACCATCAGATATTTGGTCCCTTGGCTGTATCCTTTACCAAATGGTGTATGGAAGAACCCCCTTTTCTGAGTTCAAGACTTTTTGGGCCAAGTTCAAAGTTATAACAGATCCAAACCATGAGATAACTTATGAGCCAGTTTCCAACCCATGGCTTCTTGATCTTATGAAAAAATGCTTGGCTTGGGACCGGAACGAGAGGTGGAGAATCCCTCAATTACTTCAACACCCTTTTCTTGTTCCACCAGTACCAACTCAACCATCAGTATCTCAGAAACAAGGTTGTAAACTGCTTCAACTTGTCTCAGAAACTTGTAGCGGTGACCAAGAAGCTTCTGTGCTATGCCGTGAGCTCCAACAATTGCTTAACCCAGGTACTCTCACACCTGAGTCATCAACATCGCGAGACCAACAATGTAAGTTGCTCTCGCAGATGTCTAAGCTTTGTTTTCAGCTCCGGGAGTGTTTAGCAAAGTTAGAGAGAGGATAG